A region from the Candidatus Binatia bacterium genome encodes:
- a CDS encoding MoxR family ATPase yields the protein MDAPTLEQIREGLARLKYFTTSRVETAIFLAVKLGKPLLAEGPAGAGKTEIGKVLAQLLDTELVRLQCYEGLDEARALYEWNYQKQLLRIQSDQAERRPWSEVSEHIFSREYLLERPLLRAISAPRRVVLLIDEIDKADEEFEAFLLEVLSDFQVSVPELGTVRAKHPPVVVLTSNRARELSEALRRRCLHVFIDFPGPAIEATIVAEKVPGLDAALAGHIARFVAGLRKLDLRKAPSIAETLDWARALVAMGVTELDPAAVRATEGLLLKHEEDVRKAQGKIAALIAGAR from the coding sequence ATGGACGCGCCGACGCTCGAGCAGATCCGCGAGGGGCTCGCGCGGCTCAAGTACTTCACCACGAGCCGCGTCGAGACCGCGATCTTCCTCGCCGTCAAGCTCGGCAAGCCGCTCCTCGCGGAAGGACCGGCCGGGGCCGGCAAGACCGAGATCGGCAAGGTGCTCGCGCAGCTGCTCGACACCGAGCTCGTGCGGCTCCAGTGCTACGAGGGGCTCGACGAGGCGCGCGCGCTCTACGAGTGGAACTACCAGAAGCAGCTCCTGCGCATTCAGAGCGATCAGGCCGAGCGCCGTCCGTGGAGCGAGGTCTCGGAGCACATCTTCTCGCGCGAGTACCTGCTCGAGCGGCCGCTCTTGCGCGCGATCTCGGCGCCCCGCCGCGTCGTGCTGCTGATCGACGAGATCGACAAGGCGGACGAGGAGTTCGAGGCCTTCCTGCTCGAGGTGCTGAGCGACTTCCAGGTGAGCGTGCCCGAGCTCGGCACCGTGCGCGCGAAGCACCCGCCGGTCGTCGTCCTGACCTCGAACCGCGCGCGCGAGCTGTCGGAGGCGCTGCGCCGGCGCTGCCTGCACGTCTTCATCGACTTCCCCGGTCCCGCGATCGAGGCGACGATCGTCGCCGAGAAGGTTCCGGGGCTCGACGCGGCGCTCGCCGGTCACATCGCACGCTTCGTCGCCGGGCTGCGCAAGCTCGACCTGCGCAAGGCGCCGTCGATCGCCGAGACCCTCGACTGGGCGCGCGCGCTGGTCGCGATGGGCGTGACGGAGCTCGATCCCGCCGCGGTGCGCGCGACCGAAGGCCTGCTGCTCAAGCACGAGGAGGACGTGCGCAAGGCGCAAGGCAAGATCGCAGCGCTCATCGCAGGAGCGCGATGA
- a CDS encoding AAA family ATPase, with translation MTTFGPFRLDEAAGRLWHGDSEIRLRAKSFAVLCELVRRRGRLVTKEELFRACWPDTTVSATVLRVCIREIRAALGDDGCRPAVLETVGRRGYRLLVEDDADTDATPATTLVGRDRELAALRRAYARADSGLRQVVFVTGEPGLGKTTLLEHFAEELRATTRARVALGQCVELIGDSEAYLPILDLLGRLSREADGREVVATFERWAPSWLLQMPALIDDARAEAIRRRVVSPSRDRMLRELAEMLETLAAERPLVLVLEDLHWSDTSTIDALAYLAQRTKPARLLLIGSYRPVDVALRDHPLKGVKQSLQARERCTEIALELLTRADTETWVARKLSSHEVDPAVARELYARTDGHPLFLASLIYPLEARGILAVRDGRWCLTAPLTDVVPDSVRQLAQQQLGHLSPDERSVLDAASIVGNEFAVAAVAAATGDSPDVAETTCTSLTALGFLVPLPGLASWPDGTVSARYAFRHSLFRGEIDRALAPTARRRLHAAIGERLERAYGERSGEIAPTLAFHFSRAGDDARAARYHREAAAAAKRRFADREVITHVQAALEHLGRLPETEDRLRTELGCLLDLGGAYFAARGCASDDAVAAHRRALEVADRLDQPLARVQAHGALYTFHVMRAELPRAKAIAEDLLATAERLQVPFFSFLGHVTLGSTLFNLGDVPAAREHLTRAQALWTPDMPSLPLDPTVVCRTMLGFSALLEGRPGEGHEWIARALEYAEAAGNPYNLSYAREVAAQYFATAGERERARTQADSAAEIALEHEFPIHTVVATLVRGWADRDAEAVRAGIAAYEAHDQLLATSLFRGLLVEVLLEQGDVASALDEIDAALAFTERSSEMRHAAELHRLRGTALLRRGDDAGAAAAFARALEIARAQGAHLWTLRTALAAAELHAAQGRHADARRLLDEACAPFTAEPAPPELAAARTLYDELDGQAPRRARRRASRS, from the coding sequence ATGACCACCTTCGGCCCCTTCCGCCTCGACGAAGCCGCCGGCCGGCTCTGGCACGGCGACAGCGAGATCCGGCTGCGCGCCAAGTCGTTCGCCGTGCTCTGCGAGCTCGTGCGCCGGCGCGGACGGCTGGTCACCAAGGAGGAGCTGTTCCGCGCCTGCTGGCCCGACACGACGGTGAGCGCGACCGTGCTGCGCGTCTGCATCCGCGAGATCCGCGCCGCGCTCGGCGACGACGGATGTCGCCCGGCGGTGCTCGAGACCGTGGGCCGGCGCGGCTACCGCCTCCTGGTCGAGGACGACGCCGACACGGACGCGACGCCGGCGACGACGCTGGTCGGACGCGACCGCGAGCTCGCGGCCCTGCGTCGCGCGTACGCGCGCGCCGACTCGGGGCTGCGTCAGGTCGTCTTCGTCACCGGCGAGCCCGGGCTCGGCAAGACGACGCTGCTCGAGCACTTCGCCGAAGAGCTCCGCGCGACGACCCGCGCCCGGGTCGCGCTCGGGCAGTGCGTCGAGCTGATCGGCGACAGCGAGGCCTACCTGCCGATCCTCGACCTGCTCGGGCGGCTCAGCCGCGAGGCGGACGGCCGCGAGGTGGTCGCGACCTTCGAGCGCTGGGCGCCGAGCTGGCTCCTGCAGATGCCCGCGCTCATCGACGACGCGCGCGCCGAGGCGATCCGCCGCCGCGTCGTCTCACCGAGCCGCGACCGCATGCTGCGCGAGCTCGCCGAGATGCTCGAGACGCTCGCCGCCGAGCGTCCGCTCGTGCTGGTGCTCGAGGACCTGCACTGGAGCGACACCTCGACGATCGACGCCCTCGCCTACCTCGCGCAGCGCACCAAGCCCGCGCGCCTGCTGCTGATCGGCAGCTACCGTCCGGTGGACGTCGCGCTGCGCGACCATCCGCTGAAAGGCGTCAAGCAAAGCCTGCAGGCGCGCGAGCGCTGCACGGAGATCGCGCTCGAGCTCCTGACGCGCGCCGACACCGAGACCTGGGTCGCGCGAAAGCTCTCGAGCCACGAGGTCGACCCGGCCGTCGCACGCGAGCTCTACGCGCGCACCGACGGCCACCCGCTGTTCCTCGCGTCGCTGATCTACCCGCTCGAGGCGCGCGGCATCCTCGCCGTCCGCGACGGGCGCTGGTGCCTCACGGCGCCGCTCACGGACGTCGTCCCGGACAGCGTGCGGCAGCTCGCGCAGCAGCAGCTCGGTCACCTCTCGCCGGACGAGCGCAGCGTGCTCGATGCCGCGTCGATCGTCGGCAACGAGTTCGCGGTCGCCGCGGTCGCGGCCGCGACGGGCGACTCGCCGGACGTCGCCGAGACGACGTGCACGTCGCTCACCGCGCTCGGCTTCCTGGTCCCCTTGCCGGGCCTCGCGAGCTGGCCGGACGGCACGGTGAGCGCGCGCTACGCGTTCCGCCACTCGCTCTTCCGCGGAGAGATCGACCGCGCGCTCGCGCCGACCGCGCGCCGTCGCCTGCACGCGGCGATCGGCGAGCGCCTCGAGCGCGCGTACGGCGAGCGCAGCGGCGAGATCGCGCCCACCCTCGCCTTCCACTTCTCCCGCGCCGGCGACGACGCGCGCGCCGCGCGCTACCACCGCGAAGCCGCGGCGGCCGCCAAGCGCCGCTTCGCCGACCGCGAGGTGATCACGCACGTCCAGGCGGCGCTCGAGCACCTCGGCCGGCTGCCGGAGACCGAGGATCGCCTGCGCACCGAGCTCGGGTGCCTGCTCGACCTCGGCGGCGCGTACTTCGCGGCGCGCGGCTGCGCGTCGGACGACGCCGTCGCGGCGCACCGCCGCGCGCTCGAGGTCGCGGACCGCCTCGATCAGCCGCTCGCGCGCGTGCAAGCGCACGGCGCCCTCTACACGTTCCACGTCATGCGCGCCGAGCTGCCGCGCGCGAAGGCGATCGCCGAAGACCTGCTCGCGACCGCCGAGCGCTTGCAGGTGCCGTTCTTCTCGTTTCTCGGCCACGTCACGCTGGGCTCGACGCTCTTCAACCTGGGCGACGTGCCCGCAGCACGCGAGCACCTGACGCGCGCGCAGGCGCTGTGGACGCCGGACATGCCGTCGCTGCCGCTCGATCCGACGGTCGTGTGCCGCACGATGCTCGGCTTCAGCGCGCTGCTCGAGGGGCGTCCGGGCGAGGGACACGAGTGGATCGCGCGCGCGCTCGAGTATGCCGAGGCGGCGGGCAACCCGTACAACCTGTCCTACGCGCGCGAGGTCGCGGCGCAGTACTTCGCCACCGCGGGCGAGCGCGAGCGCGCGCGGACGCAGGCCGACTCCGCCGCCGAGATCGCGCTCGAGCACGAGTTTCCGATCCACACTGTGGTCGCGACGCTGGTGCGCGGCTGGGCCGACCGCGACGCCGAGGCGGTGCGCGCGGGGATCGCCGCGTACGAGGCGCACGACCAGCTGCTCGCGACGTCGCTGTTCCGCGGGTTGCTCGTCGAGGTGCTGCTCGAACAAGGGGACGTCGCGAGCGCGCTCGACGAGATCGACGCGGCGCTCGCCTTCACCGAACGCTCGAGCGAGATGCGGCACGCGGCCGAGCTGCACCGCCTGCGCGGCACGGCGCTCCTGCGCCGCGGCGACGACGCCGGCGCGGCGGCAGCCTTCGCGCGCGCGCTCGAGATCGCGCGTGCGCAGGGCGCGCACCTGTGGACGCTGCGCACCGCGCTCGCCGCAGCCGAGCTGCACGCCGCGCAAGGCCGCCACGCGGACGCACGACGGTTGCTCGACGAAGCTTGCGCGCCGTTCACCGCCGAGCCGGCGCCGCCCGAGCTCGCCGCAGCGCGGACGCTGTACGACGAGCTCGACGGTCAGGCGCCGCGCCGCGCGAGACGCCGCGCGAGCCGCTCGTAG
- a CDS encoding glycosyltransferase translates to MELRKAPSAREESAQARPLRIAILGTRGIPAAYGGFETFAEQLAVRLAVRGHQVTVYGRTNSVDPTLDGQLYRGVRLVVLPAPTRKHLETVVHTWRAARHACREEFDFALVCNSANFGVLPLLRRAGIATALAVDGIESERRKWGVLGRSFYRLAAVLGPRFSDVVVADCRVIEQHIRARGVRNVTMIAYGALPPAARGTGTLERLGVTPGRYVLYVSRLEPENNADVVIRGYLASGVEEELVVVGDAPYADAYKARLRELAARSPKVKMVGAVYGAGYDELRAHAACYVQATDVGGTHPALLEAMAASLPVIANDIPEHREVLGDAGWYYAKNDPDDLAARLREVLLLPGAEQARKERSRAALARVTALYDWERVTDDYERLARRLARRGA, encoded by the coding sequence ATGGAGCTCCGCAAAGCGCCGTCCGCTCGCGAGGAGAGCGCGCAAGCTAGACCTCTCCGCATCGCGATCCTCGGGACGCGCGGCATCCCGGCCGCGTACGGCGGCTTCGAGACCTTCGCGGAGCAGCTCGCGGTGCGCCTCGCCGTGCGCGGACACCAGGTGACGGTGTACGGGCGCACGAACAGCGTCGATCCGACGCTCGACGGGCAGCTGTACCGCGGCGTCCGTCTGGTCGTGCTGCCGGCGCCGACGCGCAAGCACCTCGAGACCGTCGTGCACACCTGGCGCGCCGCGCGCCACGCGTGCCGCGAAGAATTCGACTTTGCGCTCGTGTGCAACAGCGCGAACTTCGGCGTGCTGCCGCTCCTGCGCCGCGCCGGCATCGCGACCGCGCTCGCGGTCGACGGCATCGAGAGCGAGCGGCGCAAGTGGGGCGTCCTCGGACGCAGCTTCTACCGCCTCGCCGCCGTGCTCGGTCCGCGCTTCAGCGACGTCGTGGTCGCCGACTGCCGCGTGATCGAGCAGCACATCCGCGCGCGCGGCGTCCGCAACGTGACGATGATCGCCTACGGCGCGTTGCCGCCGGCGGCGCGCGGCACGGGCACGCTCGAGCGTCTCGGCGTCACGCCCGGACGCTACGTGCTCTACGTGAGCCGCCTCGAGCCCGAGAACAACGCCGACGTCGTGATCCGCGGCTACCTCGCCTCGGGGGTCGAAGAGGAGCTGGTCGTGGTCGGCGACGCGCCGTACGCGGACGCGTACAAGGCGCGGCTGCGCGAGCTCGCGGCGCGGAGCCCGAAGGTCAAGATGGTGGGCGCGGTCTACGGCGCGGGCTACGACGAGCTGCGCGCGCATGCCGCCTGCTACGTGCAGGCGACCGACGTCGGCGGCACGCACCCGGCGCTGCTCGAGGCGATGGCGGCTTCACTGCCGGTGATCGCCAACGACATCCCGGAGCACCGCGAGGTGCTCGGCGACGCGGGCTGGTACTACGCGAAGAACGATCCGGACGACCTCGCCGCGCGTCTGCGCGAGGTGCTCCTGCTGCCGGGCGCGGAGCAGGCGCGCAAGGAGCGCTCGCGCGCGGCGCTCGCACGCGTCACCGCGCTCTACGATTGGGAGCGCGTCACCGACGACTACGAGCGGCTCGCGCGGCGTCTCGCGCGGCGCGGCGCCTGA
- a CDS encoding DegT/DnrJ/EryC1/StrS family aminotransferase encodes MSGDPIPQLDLRAQYAAIAHELEPAVLEVLRSGRWVLGERVAAFESEVAQAIGVSHAIGCASGSDALLLALLALDVRPGDEVVTSAFTFFATASAIVRIGAVPVFADIRPDDFLLDPNAAARAVTPSTRAILPVHLYGQCVDVRAFDEVARQHRLPIVEDAAQAIGASRDGVAAGAWGDLGCFSFYPTKNLGAAGDAGLVTTGDGMLAARVRRLREHGSEKRYEHVEVGINSRLDALQAAILSVKLRHLAAWTEARIRRAAVYDELIGAAGLDGIVRRPTVAPGARHVFHQYVVRVPRRDELRAHLAERGVGSEIYYPIPLHLQRCFSSLGYRAGDLPETERAAAEVLALPMYPELTDEQQQRVVEAIASFYR; translated from the coding sequence ATGAGCGGTGATCCCATCCCGCAGCTCGACCTTCGTGCGCAGTACGCTGCGATCGCGCACGAGCTCGAGCCGGCCGTGCTCGAGGTGCTGCGCAGCGGACGCTGGGTGCTCGGCGAGCGCGTCGCCGCCTTCGAGAGCGAAGTCGCGCAGGCGATCGGCGTGTCGCACGCGATCGGCTGCGCGTCGGGCTCGGACGCGCTGCTGCTCGCGCTGCTCGCGCTCGACGTTCGACCTGGCGACGAGGTGGTGACCAGCGCCTTCACCTTCTTCGCGACCGCGTCGGCGATCGTGCGCATCGGCGCGGTGCCGGTGTTCGCCGACATCCGGCCGGACGACTTCCTGCTCGATCCGAACGCGGCCGCGCGCGCGGTCACGCCGAGCACGCGCGCGATCCTGCCGGTGCACCTCTACGGGCAGTGCGTCGACGTGCGCGCCTTCGACGAGGTCGCGCGCCAGCACCGCCTGCCGATCGTCGAGGACGCGGCGCAGGCGATCGGCGCTTCGCGCGACGGCGTCGCGGCGGGCGCGTGGGGCGACCTCGGCTGCTTCAGCTTCTACCCGACGAAGAACCTCGGCGCGGCGGGCGACGCCGGCCTGGTGACGACGGGCGACGGCATGCTCGCCGCCCGCGTCCGCCGGCTGCGCGAGCACGGCTCGGAGAAGCGCTACGAGCACGTCGAGGTCGGGATCAACAGCCGGCTCGACGCGCTCCAGGCGGCGATCCTGTCGGTGAAGCTGCGCCATCTCGCGGCCTGGACCGAGGCGCGCATCCGTCGCGCGGCGGTCTACGACGAGCTGATCGGCGCCGCCGGGCTCGACGGGATCGTGCGGCGTCCGACGGTCGCGCCGGGCGCGCGGCACGTCTTCCACCAGTACGTCGTGCGCGTCCCGCGGCGCGACGAGCTGCGCGCGCACCTCGCCGAGCGCGGCGTCGGCAGCGAGATCTACTATCCGATCCCGCTGCACCTGCAGCGCTGCTTCTCGTCGCTCGGCTACCGCGCGGGCGATCTGCCGGAGACCGAGCGCGCCGCCGCCGAGGTGCTGGCGCTGCCGATGTACCCCGAGCTCACCGACGAGCAGCAGCAGCGGGTGGTCGAGGCGATCGCGTCGTTCTACCGCTGA
- a CDS encoding sugar transferase: MGPGLSSGGSAAPSPDRNNGRSGFRRQRAVARAGPAAHFRHLAQIVDGLLLLLAFPLAYYAKTRLLPADLTRLYDPEVYIAPAAVAAIATLVAMWWLDCYASSRLLHLWDAVRRTAAAVGLALIFTLAVLFVFKLSYVSRLFVGLYGVSAVVLLSTARVVFSHVASRLRASGAGAARVLLIGDDETTERFARVLADEAAFGVTVVARLSPEALRAPERSVLGESRSGTSGDPPMLTSLAEFLGREAIDEVAVATDAFSAREIGYLIQACDREGVVLHLALDALGAGLERATLEQMADQRLLSVNPQEHWPWGRAVKMAIDLVLAPILILATAPLWLIIAIAIKLDSPGPVFFVQERIGLNKRRFKMFKFRSMYEGSEHLKDVLHDLNEADGPIFKLRRDPRVTRVGRVLRRFDLDELPQLINVLLGDMSLIGPRPMLPSEISGFEPWQRKRFSMPPGITGLWQVSNRLGQPFLSGLRADLEYIDRWSLRLDLEIALRTIPAILRDRVAP, encoded by the coding sequence GTGGGCCCGGGCCTGAGCTCCGGGGGTTCTGCCGCGCCGAGCCCCGATCGCAACAACGGGCGCAGCGGCTTTCGCCGCCAGCGCGCGGTGGCGCGCGCCGGTCCTGCCGCGCACTTCCGCCACCTCGCGCAGATCGTCGACGGGCTCCTTCTCCTGCTGGCGTTCCCGCTCGCGTACTACGCGAAGACCCGTCTGCTGCCCGCCGACTTGACGCGGCTCTACGACCCGGAGGTCTACATCGCGCCGGCGGCGGTGGCCGCGATCGCGACCCTGGTCGCGATGTGGTGGCTCGACTGCTACGCGTCGTCGCGCCTGCTGCACCTCTGGGACGCCGTGCGCCGCACCGCTGCCGCCGTCGGCCTCGCGCTGATCTTCACGCTCGCGGTGCTGTTCGTCTTCAAGCTCAGCTACGTGAGCCGTCTGTTCGTCGGTCTCTACGGCGTGAGCGCGGTCGTGCTGCTGTCGACGGCGCGGGTCGTCTTCAGCCACGTCGCGAGTCGATTGCGCGCGTCGGGTGCGGGGGCGGCGCGCGTCCTGCTGATCGGCGACGACGAGACGACCGAGCGCTTCGCGCGCGTGCTCGCCGACGAGGCGGCGTTCGGGGTCACGGTGGTCGCGCGCCTGTCGCCCGAGGCGCTACGCGCGCCCGAGCGCTCCGTGCTCGGCGAGAGCCGATCCGGAACGTCGGGCGATCCGCCGATGCTGACCTCGCTCGCGGAGTTCCTCGGCCGCGAGGCGATCGACGAGGTCGCGGTCGCGACCGACGCGTTCAGCGCGCGCGAGATCGGCTACCTGATCCAGGCGTGCGACCGCGAGGGCGTCGTCCTGCACCTCGCGCTCGACGCGCTCGGCGCGGGTCTCGAGCGCGCGACCCTCGAGCAGATGGCGGATCAGCGCCTGCTGTCGGTGAACCCGCAGGAGCACTGGCCCTGGGGGCGCGCCGTCAAGATGGCGATCGACCTCGTGCTGGCGCCGATCCTGATCCTCGCGACCGCGCCGCTCTGGCTGATCATCGCGATCGCCATCAAGCTCGACTCGCCGGGGCCGGTGTTCTTCGTCCAGGAGCGCATCGGGCTCAACAAGCGGCGCTTCAAGATGTTCAAGTTCCGCAGCATGTACGAGGGCTCGGAGCACTTGAAGGACGTGCTGCACGACCTCAACGAGGCCGACGGACCGATCTTCAAGCTGCGCCGCGACCCGCGCGTGACCCGCGTCGGCCGCGTGCTGCGCCGCTTCGACCTCGACGAGCTGCCGCAGCTGATCAACGTCCTGCTCGGCGACATGAGCCTGATCGGGCCGCGGCCGATGCTGCCGAGCGAGATCTCCGGCTTCGAGCCGTGGCAGCGCAAGCGCTTCTCGATGCCGCCCGGGATCACCGGCCTCTGGCAGGTGAGCAACCGCCTCGGCCAGCCGTTCCTCTCCGGACTGCGCGCCGACCTCGAGTACATCGACCGCTGGTCGCTGCGCCTCGACCTCGAGATCGCGCTGCGCACCATCCCCGCCATCCTGCGCGACCGCGTCGCGCCGTGA
- a CDS encoding PKD domain-containing protein, with translation MAAGTSEKRRAREPWIRASWWSVLAVTLALTQVVPLPVLGVRRAHADSNANGICSSICEPLPEGGIMCMQDPNDPDCNGGGGIPLIQFCHCADLTSFPIQGTPNAEVCNQPDTCLNHGGWADGEPGTCQCRDGFSLSIHGQPSDAVCGPICTGHGGWIDGDDDIEIAHLRFFRRPEAKLRMYDPDTGAVTRDETLPATQALYAVEQGAIDDVLARHGLPASERDRVAIWARDQVRAEIFGRVLEILLKPANQRSEDEQRVHDWLEMLVWQRRIDVAQNALDQFHSLHYAVEYATCDWHSPNTTVVTLGRDENGNLKNFVTTGCSPGVDGIPNTDPTPNEGTDEEIALGLDDGETCFAFDNFLRQHYDNMTSMRCAGVPTPFDVFAVFGHPTVEQFLEYGYALADRDVIVTPGFTSVLGNTYKALAFSIGAGTSLVAAGAIGRAIYAAGGWTAFANTFFPFAGRSAYVASKTLTEAGKTVASSIRLVSALGAAAVVLEVIFAIVTAVTTLLDIIEFSELPIKLKNIVRTAQGETETTYQVSENYTFTSGRPNLAALAQSDAGKQEIFRVLVATMAPEIDLTNEVAPPHDTTLTWAIRDQNGNPVVTGTPETRHLLQYKAWDGSAPYELQRASLFHGWLNTEATLENGTPVRALDLGLDYKACDGKERRAWRVPNDEFVTVAMGDTLEDADPADTEQGKWFSYLDWSGACRSARINHRPTATGIVASGSTVEGGTQSFSATGSDADGDVVSFVWEFGDGATASGSSVTHAFANEGTYVVRATAVDAFGAHGSSRTTQVTVTNAPPSGRLVVPEEPVKHGEPFVVSVADATDPSPADRAAGFSYAFRCPNDADFGPWSEPTTGVAETTCVATTLGDNAVAARIRDRDGGITELNGTVTVDNVPPTMLAIELPDAPIIPDRPYTVSARFTDVLPEGTYTVTLDWGDGTQSTATSPIDGEEGSVSLTHVYAGVGTYVITAYVTDPQGAASEPLEVQARSITMGCRVNGVVGPCVGTPGRDRIIGTRGDDVIYGGDGDDMIRGNGGSDRLYGGPGNDRLFALGGEDFLYGGDGDDILRGGAGNDLLDGGAGNDRLVGNHGDDTLIGGPGNDQLRGRLGADVLDGGEGDDVVDGGAGTDRCGDADLTRPFKGCELPLED, from the coding sequence ATGGCCGCCGGAACGTCGGAGAAGCGTCGGGCGCGCGAGCCCTGGATCCGCGCCTCGTGGTGGTCGGTGCTCGCCGTCACGCTGGCGCTCACCCAGGTGGTTCCGCTGCCCGTGCTCGGGGTGCGCAGGGCGCACGCCGATTCGAACGCGAACGGCATCTGCAGCTCGATCTGCGAGCCGCTGCCCGAGGGCGGCATCATGTGCATGCAGGATCCGAACGACCCCGACTGCAACGGCGGCGGCGGCATCCCGCTCATCCAGTTCTGCCACTGCGCCGACCTGACCTCGTTCCCGATCCAGGGCACGCCGAACGCGGAGGTCTGCAACCAGCCCGACACCTGCCTGAACCACGGCGGCTGGGCCGACGGCGAGCCCGGCACGTGTCAGTGCCGCGACGGCTTCAGCCTCTCGATCCACGGACAGCCGAGCGACGCGGTGTGCGGGCCGATCTGCACGGGCCACGGCGGCTGGATCGACGGCGACGACGACATCGAGATCGCGCATCTGCGCTTCTTCCGCAGGCCGGAGGCGAAGCTGCGCATGTACGACCCCGACACCGGCGCGGTGACGCGCGACGAGACCTTGCCCGCGACGCAGGCGCTGTACGCGGTCGAGCAGGGCGCGATCGACGACGTCCTCGCGCGCCACGGGCTGCCGGCGAGCGAGCGCGACCGGGTCGCGATCTGGGCGCGCGACCAGGTGCGCGCGGAGATCTTCGGACGCGTCCTCGAGATCCTGCTCAAGCCCGCGAACCAGCGCAGCGAGGACGAGCAGCGCGTTCACGACTGGCTCGAGATGCTCGTCTGGCAGCGCCGCATCGACGTCGCGCAGAACGCGCTCGACCAGTTCCACTCGCTCCACTACGCGGTCGAGTACGCGACCTGCGACTGGCACTCGCCCAACACGACCGTCGTCACGCTCGGGCGCGACGAGAACGGCAACCTCAAGAACTTCGTGACGACCGGCTGCTCGCCCGGCGTCGACGGCATCCCGAACACCGACCCGACGCCGAACGAGGGCACCGACGAGGAGATCGCGCTCGGCCTCGACGACGGCGAGACCTGCTTCGCGTTCGACAACTTCCTGCGCCAGCACTACGACAACATGACGTCGATGCGCTGCGCCGGCGTGCCGACGCCGTTCGACGTCTTCGCGGTCTTCGGCCACCCGACGGTCGAGCAGTTCCTCGAGTACGGCTACGCGCTCGCCGACCGCGACGTGATCGTCACGCCGGGCTTCACCTCGGTGCTCGGCAACACCTACAAGGCGCTCGCGTTCAGCATCGGCGCCGGGACGTCGCTGGTCGCGGCCGGCGCCATCGGGCGCGCGATCTACGCGGCGGGCGGCTGGACCGCGTTCGCGAACACGTTCTTCCCGTTCGCGGGGCGGTCTGCCTACGTCGCGTCGAAGACGCTCACCGAGGCGGGCAAGACGGTCGCGAGCAGCATCCGGCTCGTCTCGGCGCTCGGCGCCGCGGCGGTCGTTCTCGAGGTGATCTTCGCGATCGTCACCGCGGTCACGACGCTGCTCGACATCATCGAGTTCAGCGAGCTGCCCATCAAGCTCAAAAACATCGTGCGCACCGCGCAGGGCGAGACCGAGACGACCTACCAGGTGTCGGAGAACTACACCTTCACCTCCGGGCGGCCGAACCTCGCGGCGCTGGCGCAGAGCGACGCGGGCAAGCAGGAGATCTTCCGCGTCCTGGTCGCGACCATGGCGCCGGAGATCGATCTCACGAACGAGGTCGCGCCGCCGCACGACACGACGCTCACCTGGGCGATCCGCGACCAGAACGGCAACCCGGTCGTCACCGGCACCCCGGAGACGCGCCACCTGCTGCAGTACAAGGCCTGGGACGGCAGCGCGCCCTACGAGCTCCAGCGCGCGAGCCTGTTCCACGGCTGGCTCAACACCGAGGCGACGCTCGAGAACGGCACCCCGGTGCGCGCACTCGACCTGGGCCTCGACTACAAGGCCTGCGACGGCAAGGAGCGCCGCGCGTGGCGCGTGCCGAACGACGAGTTCGTCACGGTCGCGATGGGCGACACGCTCGAGGACGCCGACCCCGCCGACACCGAGCAGGGCAAGTGGTTCTCGTACCTCGACTGGAGCGGCGCGTGCCGCAGCGCGCGCATCAACCACCGTCCGACGGCGACCGGCATCGTCGCGAGCGGCTCGACGGTCGAGGGCGGCACGCAGAGCTTCTCCGCGACCGGCTCGGACGCGGACGGCGACGTCGTGTCCTTCGTGTGGGAGTTCGGCGACGGCGCGACCGCGAGCGGCAGCTCGGTGACGCACGCGTTCGCGAACGAAGGAACGTACGTCGTGCGCGCGACCGCGGTCGACGCGTTCGGCGCGCACGGCAGCAGCAGGACGACGCAGGTGACGGTGACGAACGCTCCGCCGAGCGGGCGCCTCGTCGTCCCCGAGGAGCCCGTCAAGCACGGCGAGCCGTTCGTGGTCTCGGTCGCCGACGCGACCGATCCGTCGCCCGCGGACCGCGCGGCCGGCTTCTCGTACGCGTTCCGCTGCCCGAACGACGCCGACTTCGGTCCGTGGAGCGAGCCGACGACGGGCGTCGCCGAGACCACCTGCGTCGCGACCACGCTCGGCGACAACGCGGTCGCCGCGCGCATCCGCGACCGCGACGGCGGCATCACCGAGCTCAACGGCACGGTGACGGTCGACAACGTCCCGCCGACGATGCTCGCGATCGAGCTGCCGGATGCGCCGATCATCCCGGACCGTCCGTACACGGTGAGCGCGCGCTTCACCGACGTCCTGCCCGAGGGCACCTACACGGTGACGCTCGACTGGGGCGACGGCACGCAGTCCACCGCGACGTCGCCGATCGACGGCGAGGAGGGCAGCGTGAGCCTCACGCACGTCTACGCGGGCGTCGGGACGTACGTGATCACGGCGTACGTGACCGATCCGCAGGGCGCCGCGAGCGAGCCGCTCGAGGTGCAGGCGCGGTCGATCACGATGGGCTGCCGCGTGAACGGCGTGGTCGGACCGTGCGTCGGCACGCCGGGGCGCGACCGCATCATCGGCACGCGCGGCGACGACGTGATCTACGGCGGCGACGGCGACGACATGATCCGTGGCAACGGCGGCAGCGACCGTCTCTACGGCGGTCCGGGCAACGACAGGTTGTTCGCGCTCGGCGGCGAGGACTTCCTCTACGGCGGCGACGGCGACGACATCCTGCGCGGCGGTGCGGGCAACGACCTGCTCGACGGCGGCGCCGGCAACGACCGCCTGGTCGGCAACCACGGCGACGACACCCTCATCGGCGGCCCGGGCAACGACCAGCTGCGCGGCCGGCTCGGCGCCGACGTGCTCGACGGCGGCGAGGGCGACGACGTGGTCGACGGCGGCGCCGGCACCGACCGCTGCGGCGACGCCGACCTGACGCGCCCGTTCAAGGGATGCGAGCTGCCGCTCGAAGATTGA